The Altererythrobacter sp. CAU 1644 genome has a window encoding:
- a CDS encoding nucleotidyltransferase family protein — MRQLASDTAMVMAAGLGKRMRPLTASQPKPMVRVAGKPLIDHALDRLADAGVTKAVVNVHYLADALEAHVTERELPAITVSDERAELLETGGGMIKALPHLPDPFFCLNADNIWLDGPRSGFHDLSQHWNPDKMDALLLVVPHSRAINFSGQGDFHMDALGRLSRRKPGRIAPFIYTGIQLVSHRLLRDAPDGRFSTNVLWNRAIEEGRLFGTSFTGQWFEVGSPQAIKPTEDALARG, encoded by the coding sequence ATGAGGCAGCTTGCGTCCGATACCGCGATGGTCATGGCGGCGGGCCTCGGCAAGCGGATGCGCCCGCTCACCGCCTCGCAGCCCAAGCCGATGGTGCGGGTCGCAGGCAAGCCGCTGATCGACCATGCGCTCGACCGGCTCGCCGATGCCGGCGTGACCAAGGCGGTGGTCAACGTCCATTATCTTGCCGATGCGCTCGAAGCGCATGTGACCGAGCGTGAATTGCCGGCGATTACCGTGTCCGACGAGCGGGCGGAACTGCTCGAAACCGGCGGCGGGATGATCAAGGCGCTGCCGCACCTGCCCGACCCGTTCTTCTGCCTCAACGCCGACAATATCTGGCTCGATGGGCCGCGCAGCGGCTTCCACGACCTGTCGCAGCATTGGAATCCGGACAAGATGGACGCGCTGCTGCTGGTTGTCCCGCATTCGCGCGCGATCAACTTCAGCGGGCAGGGCGATTTCCATATGGATGCGCTCGGACGGCTTTCGCGACGCAAGCCCGGGCGGATTGCGCCCTTCATCTACACCGGCATCCAGCTCGTTTCGCATCGCCTGCTGCGCGATGCGCCCGACGGCCGCTTCTCGACCAATGTCCTGTGGAATCGCGCGATCGAGGAAGGCCGCCTGTTCGGCACCAGTTTTACCGGACAGTGGTTCGAAGTCGGCAGCCCCCAAGCGATCAAGCCGACCGAAGACGCGCTGGCGCGTGGCTGA
- a CDS encoding PD-(D/E)XK nuclease family protein: MAERGGPKVYSIAAHRGFADALVAGLLPRYFDPELGLSRLTLLLPSSRAARTVSEAFIRLTGEQGMQGLLMPRMAMVGDLDLDETLSALLDPLGASEIPPAVDPTRRWLELAELLRVELEEAGRVVPGSAGLLRLARETAATMDRLLVEEVAPDDLMSERVLDLLAGNVSRHWQDSIRIFARVQARWRARLEERGEVDAATRRNLLFDRAARRWREEPPESPIVAAGVTSAAPALARMLRAIAHLPEGAVILPDVDLAMDDAAWEELGLAGQSKEPGGPVFARSDSLTHPQYHLKLLLGRMGLNRAEVDQWHRKGLGAASPERTHAISSLFLPPEASKAWVDLDARKRRLSGVRLMTRPTSEEEAQAIALLVRQALEAPEKRVAVVTPDRGLARRVVRHLERWNIAADDTAGTPLNLTAAGRFFLQLTECVTEGFAPVPLIAALAHPLVRRDGDRRAWLENLRAFERRLRGPRPSQGLEVLGEIARKAGVEDWWSDEVAPVLAPLALSGERLPLAELLDLLIGAGEALAGEDLWAQEDGRALSRFVEELRLQARETGTLVAVSDIHSALRDAMEQVAVRPPYGGHPRVAIYGLLESRMTRADLVICGGLNEGTWPGVPGSDALLAPPILRALGVPGADFRIGLSAHDLAGALGAPEVVLSRAERDMDGPTIPSRFLLRIEALLSENAEAHREAEIPQLAQHLDRLAPAAEVYPRPRPDPSAELRKVTIKVTALDRLLGDPYQFYAQEILGLRVLDPLDAEATPALQGTLAHEVLERWHKARKADASAGLIPIAEEILRDSSLHPSIKALWKPRLFKALEWVEAQIAAQQSEGREVIGVERKGEMLADGVRIHGRADRIDRLPDGTLAIVDYKTGSPPSAAQVEAGYALQLGLLGLIAREGDFDGLSGAASTFEYWSLAKKDGEFGYVDVPMKVGRKTSGLLPEEFLPRHEDFLERAIARFILGRDPFTAKENPDYPGYTDYDQLMRLEEWQIRVIDTDDGAGPGGPPA, encoded by the coding sequence GTGGCTGAGCGCGGCGGCCCCAAGGTTTACTCGATCGCCGCGCACCGCGGTTTCGCCGATGCGCTGGTGGCGGGCCTGCTCCCGCGATATTTCGATCCCGAGCTCGGCCTGTCGCGGCTGACCCTGCTGCTGCCGTCGAGCCGCGCCGCGCGCACGGTGAGCGAGGCCTTCATCCGGCTGACCGGCGAGCAGGGCATGCAGGGCCTGCTGATGCCGCGCATGGCGATGGTCGGCGACCTCGACCTCGACGAGACGCTGAGCGCACTGCTCGACCCGCTGGGCGCGAGCGAGATCCCCCCGGCGGTCGACCCGACGCGGCGCTGGCTCGAACTGGCGGAGCTGCTGCGGGTTGAATTGGAGGAGGCGGGGCGCGTGGTCCCGGGCAGCGCCGGGCTGCTGCGGCTGGCGCGCGAGACCGCGGCGACCATGGACCGGCTGCTGGTCGAGGAGGTGGCGCCCGACGACCTGATGAGCGAACGGGTGCTCGATCTGCTCGCAGGCAATGTCTCGCGTCACTGGCAGGACAGCATTCGCATCTTTGCACGCGTCCAGGCGCGCTGGCGGGCCCGTCTCGAGGAACGCGGCGAAGTCGATGCGGCAACGCGCCGCAACCTGCTGTTCGATCGGGCCGCGCGGCGCTGGCGCGAGGAGCCACCGGAATCTCCCATAGTCGCCGCCGGGGTGACCAGCGCGGCGCCCGCGCTCGCCCGCATGCTGCGCGCGATTGCCCATCTTCCCGAGGGTGCTGTGATCCTGCCCGATGTCGACCTCGCGATGGACGATGCCGCGTGGGAGGAACTCGGTCTGGCGGGGCAATCGAAGGAACCGGGCGGTCCGGTGTTTGCCCGGAGCGATTCGCTGACTCATCCGCAATATCACCTCAAGCTGCTGCTTGGCCGCATGGGGCTGAACCGCGCGGAGGTCGACCAGTGGCACCGCAAGGGGCTGGGCGCGGCATCGCCCGAGCGGACGCATGCGATTTCCTCGCTGTTCCTGCCCCCCGAAGCGAGCAAGGCCTGGGTCGATCTTGACGCGCGCAAGCGGCGGCTCTCGGGCGTGCGGCTGATGACGCGGCCGACCAGTGAGGAGGAAGCGCAGGCGATCGCCCTGCTGGTGCGACAGGCGTTGGAAGCTCCGGAGAAGCGCGTGGCGGTCGTCACTCCTGACCGCGGGCTGGCGCGGCGGGTCGTGCGCCATCTCGAGCGCTGGAACATCGCTGCCGACGATACCGCCGGTACACCGCTCAACCTGACCGCGGCGGGCCGGTTTTTCCTCCAGCTCACCGAATGCGTGACCGAAGGATTCGCCCCGGTCCCCCTGATCGCGGCGCTGGCGCACCCGCTGGTGCGGAGGGACGGCGACCGCCGCGCATGGCTCGAAAACCTGCGCGCCTTCGAACGGCGGCTGCGCGGCCCGCGGCCATCGCAGGGACTGGAGGTGCTGGGCGAGATCGCGCGCAAGGCCGGGGTCGAGGATTGGTGGAGCGACGAGGTCGCGCCCGTGCTCGCGCCGCTGGCGCTATCCGGGGAACGGCTCCCGCTGGCCGAATTGCTCGACCTGCTGATCGGGGCGGGTGAGGCCCTGGCAGGCGAAGATCTGTGGGCGCAAGAGGACGGGCGGGCCTTGTCGCGCTTCGTCGAGGAATTGCGGTTGCAAGCGCGCGAGACGGGAACGCTGGTCGCAGTCTCGGACATCCACTCCGCTTTGCGCGATGCGATGGAGCAGGTGGCGGTTCGGCCACCCTATGGCGGACATCCGCGCGTCGCGATCTATGGCCTGCTCGAAAGCCGCATGACCCGCGCCGACCTGGTAATCTGCGGCGGGCTCAACGAAGGCACTTGGCCGGGCGTTCCGGGGAGCGACGCGTTGCTCGCGCCGCCGATCCTGCGCGCCCTCGGCGTGCCGGGGGCTGACTTCCGCATCGGCCTGTCCGCGCATGACCTCGCCGGGGCGCTCGGCGCCCCCGAAGTGGTGCTCAGCCGGGCCGAACGCGACATGGACGGGCCGACCATCCCCTCGCGCTTCCTGCTCAGGATCGAGGCGCTGTTGAGCGAGAATGCCGAGGCGCACCGCGAAGCGGAGATTCCGCAGCTGGCGCAGCATCTCGATCGCCTTGCGCCCGCTGCCGAGGTCTATCCGCGACCACGCCCCGATCCTTCGGCGGAACTGCGCAAGGTCACGATCAAGGTGACCGCGCTCGATCGCCTGCTGGGCGATCCCTACCAATTCTACGCGCAGGAAATTCTCGGGCTGCGTGTGCTCGACCCGCTCGATGCCGAGGCGACACCCGCGCTGCAGGGCACGCTGGCGCATGAGGTGCTTGAGCGGTGGCACAAGGCGCGCAAGGCGGATGCGAGTGCTGGATTGATCCCGATTGCCGAGGAAATCCTCCGCGACAGCAGCCTCCATCCCTCGATCAAGGCGCTGTGGAAGCCGCGACTGTTCAAGGCGCTCGAATGGGTCGAGGCGCAGATTGCTGCGCAGCAGAGCGAGGGGCGCGAAGTGATCGGCGTCGAGCGCAAGGGCGAGATGCTGGCCGATGGCGTGCGTATTCATGGGCGCGCCGACCGGATCGATCGTCTGCCCGATGGAACGCTGGCGATCGTCGATTACAAGACCGGCAGCCCGCCATCGGCGGCGCAGGTCGAAGCGGGCTATGCATTGCAACTCGGCCTGCTTGGCCTGATCGCGCGCGAAGGCGATTTCGATGGCCTGTCGGGTGCGGCCTCGACCTTCGAATACTGGTCGCTCGCCAAGAAGGACGGCGAGTTCGGCTATGTCGATGTACCGATGAAGGTCGGGCGCAAGACGAGCGGCTTGCTGCCCGAGGAATTCCTGCCGCGGCACGAGGACTTTCTCGAGCGGGCTATCGCGCGCTTCATCCTCGGTCGCGATCCCTTCACCGCCAAGGAAAATCCCGACTATCCCGGCTACACCGATTACGACCAGCTGATGCGGCTCGAGGAATGGCAGATCCGCGTAATCGACACCGATGACGGCGCCGGGCCGGGAGGGCCCCCGGCATGA
- the addA gene encoding double-strand break repair helicase AddA yields the protein MSGAVYPLQGNQREAVDPRLNVWLSASAGTGKTQVLSARVLRLLLREGVDPSQILCLTFTKAGAAEMAVRINSVLARWVRLKDTELAKELGHLGADTGPESRERARTLFASVLDCPGGGLRIDTIHAFSQWLLANFPNEAELIPGSRPMEDRERELLSREVLGEMLTEAERIHDSATLDAVAEFTTRKDPDALRSWLMRCARQHRLWFGRTAWQPPMRGQVLQLLGLPSDADALWMADALSPEIFPDHQLRAMLPVLAGWNAKTGQESASFIEHWLTLETGARMDALGGFYDTVLKKDGTPRTMKKPSDEDPHFVARQQEVVEAVALVAERQTLLDLADFLAPALELGRKFALLWDEAKTREGLLDFDDLIERAAQLLTEKADADWIRYKLDRQFDHILVDEAQDTNEAQWNIILDGLIDDFFSGEGAAAGRLRTIFAVGDYKQAIFGFQGTSPENFEAAKLRVKAGIGNAAASDEVRRSGLTPQFGDLDLGQSFRTARSVLTFVDGAIAAIGPGAFGLKDEPSLHIGEERPGLVTLWEPVRDARGNDADSEAQDWLARHDRMLAEKIATQVQRWVKGGEPFALEKGRKRNASAGDIMVLVRKRRELAALIVARLHAKGVPVAGVDRLRLGAPLAVKDLVAALKFAAQPLDDLNLANLLASPLVGWSQEELLAFVPRGEKRRLWHHLRESDEPQVAHTVAKLRDLLAGADFETPEALLHWMLVGPWQGRQKLIARLGREANDPIDELVNAAFAYEAVHTPSLAGFIQWFEAGDSELKRDAGESSDLVRVMTVHGSKGLQAPIVILADAAGRPSEDGELSLREDEAIGQGREVPVPALRKEEIAGPLDARKQAAVAAELQEHWRLLYVAMTRAEEALFIGGSLGPRDAKGPHPDSWYARLAPLFGEDALEDDLWGARSEWGERSPPVREEAGTPPAEHGTLPDWARTPIGPEPRPPRPLAPSRAGEEQGADPPLPAGEVREAARRGVLIHRLLERLPELERDQRRAAAEAWLARQAHDLSENARADILARALQVLDHPDFAEVFSPAALAEVPLAAIVGGEVIAGTADRLLVTRDRVTVVDFKTARRPPTSAAAIPESVLKQMAAYVAALEAIYPGRAVRAAVLYTQTPEIFALSDAQVWTFKNAFQKS from the coding sequence ATGAGCGGGGCGGTCTATCCCCTCCAGGGCAACCAGCGCGAGGCGGTCGACCCGCGGCTAAACGTCTGGCTCTCCGCCTCGGCTGGGACTGGCAAGACGCAGGTGCTCTCGGCGCGCGTGCTGCGGCTGCTGCTGCGCGAAGGCGTCGATCCATCGCAGATCCTGTGCCTCACCTTCACCAAGGCAGGTGCGGCGGAAATGGCGGTGCGGATCAATTCCGTGTTGGCGCGCTGGGTGCGGCTCAAGGACACCGAACTGGCGAAGGAACTGGGTCATCTCGGTGCCGATACCGGACCCGAGAGCCGCGAGCGGGCCCGCACCCTGTTTGCCAGCGTACTCGATTGCCCTGGCGGGGGCCTGCGCATCGACACGATCCATGCTTTCTCGCAATGGTTGCTCGCCAATTTCCCCAACGAGGCTGAACTAATTCCCGGCTCGCGACCGATGGAGGATCGCGAGCGCGAGCTGCTCAGCCGCGAAGTGCTGGGCGAGATGCTGACCGAGGCAGAGCGTATCCACGACAGCGCGACGCTCGACGCAGTGGCCGAATTCACGACACGCAAGGATCCCGACGCGCTGCGTAGCTGGCTGATGCGCTGTGCCCGGCAACATCGCCTGTGGTTCGGACGGACCGCATGGCAACCGCCGATGCGTGGGCAGGTGCTGCAATTGCTGGGACTGCCGAGCGATGCGGATGCGCTGTGGATGGCAGACGCGCTCTCGCCCGAGATATTTCCCGACCACCAGCTTCGCGCTATGCTGCCGGTGCTCGCCGGATGGAATGCGAAGACCGGCCAGGAAAGCGCGAGTTTCATCGAGCATTGGCTCACGCTCGAGACGGGCGCCCGCATGGATGCCCTGGGCGGTTTCTACGACACCGTGCTCAAGAAGGACGGGACGCCGCGCACGATGAAGAAGCCAAGCGACGAGGACCCGCACTTCGTCGCGCGCCAGCAGGAGGTCGTCGAAGCGGTGGCACTGGTCGCCGAGCGGCAGACGCTGCTCGACCTCGCCGATTTCCTCGCGCCGGCGCTGGAACTGGGGCGGAAATTCGCGCTCTTGTGGGACGAGGCCAAGACCCGCGAGGGCCTGCTCGATTTCGACGACCTGATCGAGCGCGCCGCACAACTACTGACCGAAAAGGCCGATGCGGACTGGATCCGCTACAAGCTCGACCGGCAGTTCGATCACATCCTCGTCGACGAGGCGCAGGACACCAATGAGGCGCAGTGGAACATCATCCTCGACGGGCTGATCGACGACTTCTTCTCGGGCGAGGGTGCGGCGGCGGGCAGGTTGCGGACCATCTTTGCAGTCGGCGATTACAAGCAGGCCATCTTCGGTTTCCAGGGCACCAGCCCGGAAAATTTCGAGGCCGCCAAGTTGCGCGTCAAGGCGGGGATCGGCAACGCCGCGGCGAGCGACGAGGTGCGCCGCAGCGGCTTGACGCCGCAGTTCGGGGATCTCGACCTCGGCCAGTCGTTCCGCACTGCCAGGAGCGTGCTGACCTTCGTCGACGGTGCGATTGCGGCGATCGGACCGGGTGCCTTCGGCCTCAAGGACGAACCGTCGCTGCATATCGGTGAGGAGCGACCTGGCCTCGTCACGCTGTGGGAGCCGGTGCGCGATGCCCGCGGCAATGATGCAGACAGCGAGGCGCAGGACTGGCTGGCGCGCCACGACCGCATGCTGGCCGAGAAGATCGCGACGCAGGTGCAGCGCTGGGTCAAGGGAGGCGAGCCCTTCGCGCTCGAGAAGGGCCGGAAGCGCAATGCCAGCGCGGGCGACATCATGGTGCTGGTGCGCAAGCGGCGCGAACTCGCCGCGCTGATCGTCGCGCGGCTCCATGCCAAGGGCGTGCCGGTGGCGGGCGTCGATCGCCTGCGCCTCGGCGCGCCGCTGGCGGTGAAGGATCTGGTGGCGGCGCTCAAGTTCGCCGCGCAGCCGCTCGACGACCTGAACCTGGCCAATCTGCTGGCTTCACCCTTGGTCGGGTGGAGCCAGGAGGAACTGCTCGCTTTCGTCCCGCGGGGGGAGAAGCGACGGTTATGGCATCACTTGCGCGAGAGCGACGAACCGCAGGTTGCGCACACCGTCGCCAAGCTGCGCGATCTCCTCGCGGGGGCCGATTTCGAGACGCCCGAGGCGTTGCTTCACTGGATGCTGGTGGGGCCGTGGCAGGGGCGCCAGAAGCTCATCGCGCGGCTCGGGCGCGAGGCAAACGATCCGATCGACGAACTGGTCAATGCCGCCTTCGCCTATGAAGCGGTGCATACTCCTTCGCTGGCAGGTTTCATTCAGTGGTTCGAGGCCGGGGACAGCGAACTCAAGCGCGATGCCGGGGAGAGCAGCGACCTCGTCCGCGTAATGACGGTGCATGGTTCCAAGGGCCTACAGGCGCCGATCGTGATCCTCGCCGATGCCGCCGGTCGGCCGAGCGAGGACGGGGAGCTATCGCTGCGCGAGGACGAGGCGATCGGACAGGGCCGCGAGGTTCCGGTTCCGGCTTTACGCAAGGAGGAGATCGCCGGCCCGCTCGATGCGCGCAAGCAGGCGGCAGTGGCTGCCGAACTGCAGGAGCACTGGCGGTTGCTCTATGTCGCGATGACGCGCGCGGAGGAAGCGCTGTTCATCGGCGGGTCGCTGGGGCCGCGCGATGCCAAGGGCCCGCATCCCGATAGCTGGTATGCGCGTCTCGCGCCGCTGTTCGGCGAGGATGCGCTGGAGGACGATCTGTGGGGCGCCCGCAGCGAATGGGGCGAGCGCTCTCCGCCCGTGCGGGAAGAAGCGGGCACACCTCCAGCGGAGCACGGGACATTGCCGGACTGGGCCCGTACGCCGATCGGGCCCGAGCCGCGGCCGCCGCGTCCGCTGGCGCCGTCTCGCGCAGGCGAGGAGCAGGGCGCCGATCCGCCGCTTCCGGCTGGTGAGGTGCGCGAAGCCGCGCGGCGCGGGGTGCTGATCCACCGGCTGCTCGAACGCCTGCCCGAACTCGAGCGTGACCAGAGGCGCGCGGCCGCGGAGGCCTGGCTCGCCAGGCAGGCGCACGACCTCTCCGAGAATGCGCGAGCGGATATCCTCGCTCGCGCGTTGCAGGTGCTCGACCATCCCGACTTCGCTGAGGTCTTCTCACCCGCAGCGCTGGCCGAGGTGCCGCTTGCTGCGATCGTCGGGGGCGAGGTGATCGCGGGCACTGCCGACCGGCTGCTAGTGACCAGGGACCGCGTCACCGTGGTCGATTTCAAGACCGCACGGCGACCGCCGACTTCCGCCGCGGCGATCCCCGAATCCGTGCTCAAGCAGATGGCGGCCTATGTCGCCGCGCTCGAGGCGATCTATCCCGGCCGTGCGGTGCGCGCAGCGGTGCTTTACACGCAAACACCTGAGATATTTGCCCTTTCCGATGCCCAGGTCTGGACGTTCAAAAACGCCTTCCAGAAAAGCTAG
- the trxA gene encoding thioredoxin: MATVNVTDASFQSDVLQSDKPVLVDFWADWCGPCKMIAPALEEISDELADQVTIAKMDIMENPDTPGSLGVQGIPFLALYKGGEKVAELTGARPKSQLKAWLEGEL; encoded by the coding sequence ATGGCAACCGTCAACGTCACCGACGCCAGCTTCCAGAGCGATGTGCTCCAGTCCGACAAGCCCGTGCTGGTCGATTTCTGGGCCGATTGGTGCGGCCCGTGCAAGATGATCGCGCCCGCGCTCGAAGAAATCAGCGACGAGCTGGCCGACCAGGTGACCATCGCCAAGATGGATATCATGGAGAATCCCGATACGCCCGGCAGCCTGGGTGTGCAGGGCATTCCCTTCCTCGCGCTCTACAAGGGCGGCGAGAAGGTGGCCGAACTTACCGGCGCCCGGCCCAAGAGCCAGCTCAAGGCGTGGCTCGAAGGCGAGCTCTAA
- a CDS encoding inositol monophosphatase family protein yields the protein MREVTQRAILPRFRNLSDGDVIEKASDDLVTIADREAEDMLAEGLAALDPSLAIVGEEAAHADPAVLGALGGDCWIVDPIDGTHNFAHGKPPFGIILAQASGGLCHSGWIYDCLSDRFCHVHRGAGAFVDGERIASRTTGEAPPVAAIARIFLTEEQRALVDARLAPHYRLVDIPRCAAEQYPRLALGENDVSSFKRTLPWDHGAGVLWLNEAGGKAARLDGSEYRVDEHEKPGLIGASTPAIWDEFAKRALAPRD from the coding sequence ATGCGCGAGGTAACCCAGCGCGCCATCTTGCCGCGGTTTCGCAACCTGTCAGATGGCGACGTTATCGAGAAGGCCAGCGACGACCTCGTGACGATTGCCGATCGCGAAGCCGAGGACATGCTGGCAGAAGGTCTGGCGGCATTGGACCCCTCGCTTGCCATCGTCGGCGAAGAGGCGGCGCATGCCGACCCGGCGGTGCTCGGCGCGCTGGGCGGCGACTGCTGGATCGTCGACCCGATCGACGGGACGCATAATTTCGCGCATGGCAAGCCGCCCTTCGGCATCATCCTCGCGCAGGCCAGCGGCGGGCTGTGCCATTCCGGCTGGATCTACGATTGCCTGTCGGACCGCTTCTGCCACGTGCATCGCGGCGCCGGCGCCTTTGTCGATGGGGAGCGCATTGCCTCGCGCACCACCGGCGAAGCGCCACCGGTCGCGGCGATCGCGCGCATTTTCCTGACCGAGGAACAGCGCGCGCTGGTCGATGCGCGCCTCGCCCCGCACTACCGGCTGGTCGATATCCCGCGCTGCGCAGCCGAGCAATACCCGCGCCTCGCTCTGGGCGAGAATGACGTTTCCAGCTTCAAGCGCACCCTGCCCTGGGATCACGGCGCAGGCGTGCTTTGGCTCAACGAGGCGGGTGGCAAGGCGGCGCGGCTCGACGGCAGCGAATACCGCGTCGACGAACATGAAAAGCCGGGGCTGATCGGTGCATCAACCCCGGCCATATGGGACGAATTTGCGAAGCGCGCGCTGGCGCCGCGGGATTAG
- the argJ gene encoding bifunctional glutamate N-acetyltransferase/amino-acid acetyltransferase ArgJ: MDLERSPLALPFPDMPAIDGVTLRVSNARYKNWDRADLTFAELAEGTAVAGVFTQSACASSEVEMGREQVRSGRARALIVNAGNSNAFTGYRGREAVEQIMAQVAEGIGCAPGEVFVSSTGVIGVPLPKDKARDGVAKALAAEPCGWEDAARAIGTTDTFTKGATSSAVVGGKTVTLCGIIKGSGMIAPDMATMLGYIFTDAAVDPAFLQQLLSTANRQTFSCITVDGDTSTSDTVLAFATGRAGNAPLASFDDAGADAFAAALTDVCRQLAQLVVRDGEGASKFITIRMSGAASDESAHRVGLSIANSPLVKTAIAGEDANWGRVVMAVGKAGEPADRDKLSIAFGGIWAARNGLPVEDYDEAPVAAHLKGSDIDIAVDLGVGEGRATVWTCDLTHGYISINADYRS; this comes from the coding sequence ATGGACCTGGAACGCTCTCCCCTCGCCCTGCCCTTTCCCGATATGCCCGCGATCGACGGGGTCACGCTGCGCGTATCGAATGCGCGCTACAAGAACTGGGACCGCGCGGACCTGACCTTTGCCGAATTGGCGGAAGGCACTGCTGTGGCGGGCGTCTTCACGCAAAGCGCCTGCGCCTCGTCCGAGGTCGAAATGGGGCGTGAGCAGGTCAGATCCGGCCGTGCGCGTGCCCTGATCGTCAACGCCGGCAATTCGAACGCGTTCACCGGCTATCGCGGACGCGAGGCGGTCGAGCAGATCATGGCGCAGGTGGCCGAGGGGATCGGCTGCGCGCCCGGGGAGGTGTTCGTGTCCTCGACCGGCGTGATCGGCGTGCCGCTGCCCAAGGACAAGGCGCGCGACGGCGTCGCCAAGGCTCTCGCCGCAGAACCTTGCGGGTGGGAAGATGCAGCGCGAGCGATTGGTACAACCGACACCTTTACCAAGGGCGCAACATCGAGCGCGGTCGTCGGCGGCAAGACCGTGACGCTGTGCGGCATCATCAAGGGCAGCGGCATGATCGCGCCCGATATGGCGACCATGCTCGGCTACATCTTCACCGATGCGGCGGTTGATCCCGCCTTCCTGCAGCAGCTGCTGTCCACCGCGAACCGGCAGACCTTTTCCTGCATCACCGTCGATGGTGATACCTCGACCAGCGACACTGTGCTGGCCTTTGCGACTGGCCGGGCAGGCAATGCGCCGCTCGCAAGCTTTGACGACGCGGGGGCCGACGCCTTTGCCGCCGCACTGACGGATGTCTGCCGCCAGCTGGCGCAACTCGTGGTGCGCGACGGTGAAGGCGCGAGCAAGTTCATCACCATCCGCATGTCCGGCGCCGCCTCCGATGAGAGCGCGCACCGCGTGGGCCTCTCGATCGCCAACTCGCCGCTGGTCAAGACCGCCATCGCGGGCGAAGACGCCAATTGGGGCCGCGTCGTCATGGCCGTGGGCAAGGCCGGCGAACCGGCAGATCGCGACAAACTCTCGATCGCCTTCGGCGGCATCTGGGCCGCGCGAAACGGCCTCCCGGTCGAGGACTATGACGAGGCACCCGTCGCCGCGCATCTCAAGGGTTCGGACATCGACATCGCGGTCGACCTCGGTGTGGGCGAAGGCCGCGCAACCGTGTGGACCTGCGATCTTACCCACGGCTACATCTCGATCAACGCCGACTACCGGTCGTGA